In Triticum urartu cultivar G1812 chromosome 6, Tu2.1, whole genome shotgun sequence, the following proteins share a genomic window:
- the LOC125512950 gene encoding ferredoxin--NADP reductase, leaf isozyme 2, chloroplastic-like codes for MAAQLTAALPSYSPATTKAAAGSSPSSHFLAYPSRPRNVRNGVRAQVSTTEPTAEPAPAAPAKPVKISKKQDEGVVTNKYRPKEPYVGRCLLNTRLTGDNAPGETWHMVFSTEGEVPYREGQSIGVIADGEDKNGKPHKLRLYSIASSAIGDFGDSKTVSLCVKRLVYTNDAGEVVKGVCSNFLCDLKPGSEVKITGPVGKEMLMPKDPNATIIMLATGTGIAPFRSFLWKMFFEEHEDYKFNGLAWLFLGVPTSDTLLYKEEFEKMVEIGGENFRLDFAVSREQTNAAGEKMYIQTRMAEYKEELWEMLKKDNTYVYMCGLKGMEKGIDDIMVDLAAKDGIDWIDYKKQLKKAEQWNVEVY; via the exons ATGGCCGCCCAGCTGACAGCCGCGCTGCCGTCCTACTCCCCGGCCACGACCAAGGCCGCCGCCGGCTCGTCCCCGTCCAGCCACTTCCTGGCCTACCCCAGCCGGCCGCGCAATGTCCGCAATGGCGTGCGCGCGCAGGTGTCGACGACCGAGCCGACCGcggagccggcccccgcggcGCCGGCCAAGCCGGTGAAGATCTCCAAGAAGCAGGACGAGGGGGTGGTGACCAACAAGTACCGCCCCAAGGAGCCCTACGTGGGACGGTGCCTCCTCAACACCCGGCTCACCGGCGACAACGCGCCCGGGGAGACCTGGCACATGGTGTTCAGCACCGAGGGGGAGGTGCCGTACCGGGAGGGGCAGTCCATCGGCGTGATCGCCGACGGCGAGGACAAGAACGGGAAGCCGCACAAGCTCCGGCTCTACTCCATCGCCAGCAGCGCGATTGGGGACTTCGGCGACTCCAAGACCGTGTCGCTCTGCGTCAAGCGCCTCGTCTACACCAACGACGCCGGGGAGGTCGTCAAGGGCGTCTGCTCCAACTTCCTCT GTGACCTGAAGCCGGGTTCAGAAGTGAAGATCACTGGGCCGGTGGGCAAGGAGATGCTCATGCCCAAGGACCCCAACGCAACCATCATCATG CTCGCGACGGGTACGGGTATTGCGCCGTTCCGCTCCTTCCTCTGGAAGATGTTCTTCGAGGAGCACGAGGACTACAAG TTCAATGGCTTGGCATGGCTCTTCTTGGGGGTTCCCACAAGTGACACTCTGCTCTACAAGGAG GAGTTTGAGAAGATGGTGGAGATCGGCGGGGAGAACTTCCGGCTGGACTTCGCGGTGAGCCGTGAGCAGACGAACGCGGCGGGGGAGAAGATGTACATCCAGACGCGGATGGCCGAGTACAAGGAGGAGCTCTGGGAGATGCTCAAGAAGGACAACACCTACGTCTACATGTGCGGGCTCAAGGGCATGGAGAAGGGCATCGACGACATCATGGTCGACCTCGCAGCCAAGGACG GGATTGACTGGATTGACTACAAGAAGCAGCTGAAGAAGGCCGAGCAGTGGAACGTCGAAGTATACTGA